Proteins from a single region of Kluyveromyces lactis strain NRRL Y-1140 chromosome C complete sequence:
- the HMI1 gene encoding ATP-dependent 3'-5' DNA helicase (similar to uniprot|Q05379 Saccharomyces cerevisiae YOL095C HMI1 Mitochondrial inner membrane localized ATP-dependent DNA helicase required for the maintenance of the mitochondrial genome not required for mitochondrial transcription) → MMKRPTDSQNEIIQFPYIPASTLKVIAGPGSGKTYTLLCKVRELIQTGQVKPREIIILSLTNKAVDNITDNLLGVFQELSDKPYTDHEVDDIVSQIGIYTIHGLSNRIVTENMGIVNIIEENGWRGLVKLIPKDFWNKRNVNTANDRIITKKLQKLINEYQIDTDNIDETIEKVTKLMKHSNVLTNDDLIKMAVEFLKEPNSEEDTAFTKFVLNEAKVLIIDEFQDLYPGIFKLLKTLLGQKHFLIFGDINQSIYEFLGSNKEVMSELDRLRPDDKKFTKYIHDNFRSTPEITAAANAVINQTVPVQIKRENIVEKHPSGVYPIKYNCEELIDELDFIVSEICQLVCSSAKLSDIGILARTNSHSKAIADHLSTFGIPVSKLTTQPDWMSDQRIRFMIDLLQVAVSVIEEATLPKDASFTMKTKSNFSVIVTLAALKGFGSNTLQKLHENATATGASIWHFLTNTPVSKWGFTPAVTKKLENYLLAVSTLINDPPILEVEQPHILIDNCSSVISKLDLPLFMCDSNSESGSFQVNLKEFYSAIKLSLLSKPQDLPTATWFLETFHDQSIIYHNNQKSITQEQNTLGSVNVSTIHCAKGLEFPIVFLMGRTDYGNFPIETNALYVAVTRARNLLYLMNVQHRSLSAFPDRQSSLLQNQAFWKYYNSDLKRPFHASNVNNAMKFKKLQTKFGLMNRYFHSLSQSLKILRR, encoded by the coding sequence ATGATGAAAAGGCCAACTGATTCGCAGAATGAAATTATCCAATTCCCTTATATACCTGCTAGCACTCTGAAAGTTATTGCAGGACCCGGTTCAGGTAAGACATATACATTGCTATGCAAAGTTCGAGAGTTGATCCAAACGGGGCAGGTGAAACCCCGTGAAATTATTATTCTATCTTTGACTAATAAAGCAGTTGATAATATTACAGATAATCTTCTAGGCGTCTTTCAGGAATTAAGCGATAAACCGTACACTGACCATGAAGTTGATGACATTGTTTCCCAAATTGGTATTTACACGATCCATGGCCTCTCGAACAGGATAGTTACTGAAAATATGGGTATTGTGAACATAATCGAGGAAAACGGTTGGAGAGGTCTAGTCAAGCTCATTCCAAAAGATTTTTGGAATAAGAGAAATGTTAATACTGCTAATGACCGGATCATTACGAAGAAGCTTCAGAAACTTATAAATGAATACCAAATTGACACAGATAATATTGATGAGACCATTGAAAAAGTAACAAAGTTAATGAAGCATTCAAATGTTTTGACTAACGATGATTTAATCAAAATGGCTGTGGAATTCTTAAAAGAGCCGAATTCAGAAGAGGATACTGCATTCACCAAATTTGTACTAAATGAAGCCAAAGTTTTAATTATTGACGAATTCCAAGACTTATATCCAGGTATATTTAAACTATTAAAGACATTACTTGGTCAAAAACACTTTTTAATATTTGGAGATATCAATCAAAGCATTTATGAGTTTTTGGGAAGTAACAAAGAAGTCATGTCTGAATTGGACAGGTTAAGACCTGATGATAAAAAATTCACTAAGTACATCCATGACAATTTCCGTAGTACACCAGAAATAACTGCTGCAGCCAATGCTGTTATAAACCAAACCGTTCCTGTTCAGAttaaaagagaaaatatAGTAGAAAAACATCCTTCCGGAGTTTACCCCATCAAATACAATTGCGAAGAATTAATAGATGAATTGGACTTCATTGTGAGTGAAATATGTCAGCTAGTTTGTTCTTCTGCAAAACTATCTGACATTGGCATTTTAGCAAGGACCAATTCTCATTCAAAGGCGATTGCTGACCACCTTTCAACATTCGGAATTCCCGTTTCAAAATTAACAACGCAGCCAGATTGGATGTCAGATCAGCGGATAAGATTCATGATTGATTTACTTCAAGTCGCTGTTTCGGTCATAGAAGAAGCTACACTGCCTAAAGACGCGTCTTTCACCATGAAAACTAAAAGTAATTTCAGTGTTATTGTTACTTTAGCAGCTTTAAAAGGATTTGGTAGTAACACCCTTCAGAAATTACATGAAAATGCCACAGCCACAGGTGCATCAATCTGGCATTTTCTAACAAATACACCTGTTTCAAAGTGGGGGTTTACTCCGGCAGTTACAAAAAAACTCGAAAACTACTTGCTAGCAGTATCAACATTAATCAACGATCCTCCTATTTTGGAAGTTGAACAGCCGCACATCTTAATAGATAACTGCTCATCTGTGATTTCAAAGTTAGATCTACCGTTATTCATGTGTGACAGTAACTCTGAATCAGGAAGTTTCCAAGtaaacttgaaagaattcTATTCTGCTATAAAATTGTCGCTATTATCTAAACCGCAAGATCTTCCTACCGCGACTTGGTTTTTAGAAACTTTTCACGATCAAAGCATTATATACCATAACAATCAGAAAAGTATTACACAGGAACAGAATACTTTAGGCAGCGTTAACGTATCCACGATTCACTGTGCAAAGGGACTAGAATTTCCGATAGTTTTCCTAATGGGCCGCACAGATTATGGAAATTTCCCAATTGAAACTAACGCATTATATGTGGCCGTTACTAGAGCTCGAAACCTACTATATTTAATGAACGTGCAACATCGTTCATTGTCAGCATTTCCTGACCGACAGTCATCATTACTGCAAAATCAAGCGTTTTGGAAATATTACAATAGTGATTTGAAGAGGCCGTTCCATGCGTCAAATGTTAATAATGCTATGAAGTTCAAAAAGTTGCAGACAAAATTCGGTTTGATGAATAGATACTTTCATAGCCTTTCGCAGAGCTTGAAGATACTACGTAGATAA
- the VPS52 gene encoding Vps52p (similar to uniprot|P39904 Saccharomyces cerevisiae YDR484W): MDVLSDLLELDATELQLPEDSPSGKDDNIDTYRAYVDSTLKKEYQLHTEFLKEFDDLMEKNQSIRTSTETLIPSLKNYFAEFNNKLNDLTKDLDFVKGKFSEFSSLLKSNSSKLKDISPIVNDLIISPEIIYQVLRGKIDQKWIDCIDYLNDKQEIFLKYQEENKSERPNDFEQLNEILQILKAVSAERAKKYIVIRIKRLRDGHPVPAQRIQEELLQVREIYQMIYNTKSDIATELREAYINTMKWYYKTYFARYIRSLTILQYVQIDSQYALGQGLSNTSVSGSYSNYLYASGRTLFGAQTASHFNVTDDSINDYFQISKRLDLITQEDRTVMVSQIAENNPIANYIEVGFKNLNLALLDNCTAEFMFLNEFFRLPTDKGDLIRTILLDIFQPTFDNAMDFTHQLIDTSFDIFGVLISIRVAHRLQFEAQHRQIPCIDDYLDGQLILLWPKFQKLVDFQCEQLRSVSITTNVARVRGAGTASDPLVTPHELTVQFSKFLLSLLKLSLTHKELLDERAEPLFHSINRIRDDFETIMTKCSKKTKNADNFLTTNYMYIYNALQQSFLRTDSEKEPLILSQTKTHLSQLLEAYSK; the protein is encoded by the coding sequence ATGGATGTTTTAAGCGATCTGTTAGAATTAGATGCAACTGAACTTCAACTGCCAGAGGATTCTCCATCAGGTAAAGATGATAACATTGATACTTACCGAGCCTACGTTGACTCGACCctaaaaaaagaatatcaattaCATACTGAATTCCTCAAGGAATTTGATGATCTCATGGAAAAGAACCAATCAATACGTACCTCTACTGAGACACTTATACCGagtttgaaaaattacTTTGCCGAATTTAACAACAAGTTGAACGATTTGACTAAAGATCTCGATTTCGTTAAGGGTAAATTTTCTGAGTTTTCATCGTTACTGAAGAGTAACTCTTCGAAGTTGAAAGACATAAGTCCCATCGttaatgatttgataatCTCTCCTGAAATAATATATCAAGTGTTAAGAGGCaagattgatcaaaaatgGATTGATTGTATTGATTATTTGAACGATAAACAAGAGATATTCCTGAAgtatcaagaagaaaataaatCAGAGAGACCAAATGATTTCGAACAGTTGAATGAAATCTTACAAATACTAAAGGCAGTTTCTGCAGAAAGAGCTAAAAAATATATTGTGATAAGAATTAAGAGACTGAGGGACGGACATCCTGTGCCAGCgcaaagaattcaagaGGAACTACTTCAGGTCAGAGAAATCTATCAAATGATCTACAATACCAAGTCGGACATAGCTACAGAATTACGAGAAGCATATATTAATACGATGAAATGGTATTATAAGACATATTTTGCAAGATATATTAGATCTTTGACAATTTTACAGTACGTCCAGATAGATTCTCAATACGCATTAGGACAAGGTCTTTCAAATACATCGGTTTCAGGATCTTATTCTAATTATCTTTATGCCAGTGGAAGAACGCTCTTTGGCGCACAAACTGCTTCCCACTTTAATGTCACTGATGACAGCATTAACGACTATttccaaatatcaaaacGGTTGGATCTTATCACGCAAGAAGATAGGACAGTTATGGTATCGCAAATTGCAGAGAATAATCCAATTGCCAATTACATCGAAGTTGGATTTAAAAATTTAAACTTGGCATTATTAGATAATTGCACTGCAGAATTTatgtttttgaatgaattcTTCAGATTACCAACTGATAAAGGTGATCTAATACGAACCATTCTTCTGGATATCTTCCAGCCAACTTTTGATAATGCTATGGACTTCACGCATCAATTAATTGATACATCATTCGATATATTTGGTGTCTTAATCAGCATTAGAGTTGCACATAGACTACAATTCGAAGCGCAACATCGTCAAATCCCGTGCATTGATGATTATCTTGATGGTCAGTTGATTCTTCTATGGCCAAAATTTCAGAAACTTGTGGATTTCCAGTGTGAACAATTAAGATCTGTTTCAATAACAACCAACGTTGCCCGTGTTAGAGGTGCTGGAACCGCTTCAGACCCGTTAGTAACGCCTCACGAACTCACGGTAcagttttccaaatttcttctCAGTTTATTGAAACTATCGTTAACCCACAAGGAACTTTTAGATGAAAGGGCAGAACCGTTGTTCCACTCGATAAATAGAATTCGTGATGATTTCGAAACAATAATGACAAAATGCAGCAAAAAGACTAAAAACGCTGATAATTTCCTAACCACAAATTATATGTATATCTACAACGCCCTTCAACAATCGTTCCTCAGAACAGATTCTGAAAAGGAACCACTCATCCTCTCACAAACGAAAACTCATCTTTCACAGCTACTAGAAGCATATAGTAagtaa
- the RFC4 gene encoding replication factor C subunit 4 (highly similar to uniprot|P40339 Saccharomyces cerevisiae YOL094C RFC4 Subunit of heteropentameric Replication factor C (RF-C) which is a DNA binding protein and ATPase that acts as a clamp loader of the proliferating cell nuclear antigen (PCNA) processivity factor for DNA polymerases delta and epsilon), whose amino-acid sequence MSYATKLELPWVEKYRPHLLKDIVGNEDTVQRLQTIAADGNMPHMIISGLPGIGKTTSIHCLAHELLGDAYSQAVLELNASDDRGIEVVRNQIKHFAQKKCTLPAGKHKIIILDEADSMTSGAQQALRRTMELYSNTTRFAFACNQSNKIIEPLQSRCAILRYSKLTDEQVLKRLLEIIKLEDVQYTNDGLEAIIFTAEGDMRQAINNLQSTVAGFGLVNGENVFQIVDSPHPLIVKRMLLSGSLDESLQYLKELWVKGYSAVDIVITCFRVMKNLDEVKETVRLEMIKEIGFTHMRILEGVGTHLQLSGMLAKIQKLKS is encoded by the coding sequence atgtcCTACGCTACCAAGTTGGAATTACCATGGGTTGAAAAATACAGACCgcatttattgaaagatattGTAGGGAATGAGGATACGGTGCAACGGCTACAAACCATCGCTGCTGATGGTAATATGCCTCACATGATTATCAGTGGCCTACCAGGTATTGGTAAAACAACTTCGATACACTGTTTGGCACATGAGCTATTAGGTGATGCGTATTCACAGGCTGTATTGGAGTTGAATGCGTCTGATGACAGAGGTATCGAAGTCGTCAGAAATCAGATAAAGCATTTTGCCCAAAAGAAGTGCACGCTACCAGCAGGTAAGCATAAGATTATCATTTTGGATGAGGCAGATTCAATGACCAGTGGTGCTCAGCAGGCTTTGAGAAGAACAATGGAGTTATACTCTAATACGACGAGATTTGCTTTTGCATGTAACCAATCTAATAAGATAATTGAACCTTTACAATCTCGTTGTGCAATACTACGTTACTCGAAACTAACTGATGAACAGGTTCTCAAAAGATTATTGGAAATTATAAAGCTGGAAGATGTTCAATACACGAATGATGGTCTCGAAGCTATTATCTTCACTGCCGAAGGTGACATGAGACAGGCAATAAACAATTTACAAAGTACAGTTGCTGGTTTCGGTTTAGTAAATGGGGAGAACGTTTTCCAAATTGTTGATTCCCCGCATCCACTAATAGTCAAGAGAATGCTATTATCTGGATCTCTCGATGAATCGCTGCAATATTTAAAAGAACTTTGGGTTAAAGGCTACTCTGCGGTAGATATAGTGATAACTTGTTTCAGAGTAATGAAAAATCTCGATGAAGTTAAGGAAACGGTTAGATTGGAGATGATCAAGGAAATCGGCTTTACACATATGAGAATTCTTGAAGGTGTCGGGACTCATCTTCAACTATCAGGTATGTTAGCTaaaattcaaaagcttAAATCGTAA
- the TRM10 gene encoding tRNA (guanine(9)-N(1))-methyltransferase (similar to uniprot|Q12400 Saccharomyces cerevisiae YOL093W) — MSDTSENSNAEIPADTSDVKDKPKPIVRAPQFPPPPEGISKSQWKKICRKKRFEETRAEYAQIRKEKRNRAKLARREKLKEYTDRGEEIPEELKRPPKVNLNQSDSGISIILDCSFDDLMNDREIVSLSTQVTRAYSSNKRENNYAKIKVTSFDKRLKQRFDNDLSNSNYTKWKNFEFTADPTLPTENAVYLTADTEEKLDTLEPGTTYIVGGIVDKNRHKNLCYNKAKELNIPTKRLPIGEFINLAGRKVLTTSHMVQLMLRYFDNKDWKEAFESVLPPRKLEVDSTKEDSETASAE, encoded by the coding sequence ATGTCTGATACCAGTGAAAATTCAAATGCTGAGATTCCAGCTGATACCTCAGATGTCAAAGATAAACCTAAGCCGATAGTTAGGGCACCACAATTTCCACCTCCTCCGGAAGGCATATCAAAATCacaatggaagaagatctGCAGGAAGAAGCGTTTTGAAGAGACGAGGGCAGAATATGCACAAATCCgcaaagagaagagaaatcgTGCCAAATTGGCACGTAGGGAAAAGCTCAAGGAATATACTGATAGAGGCGAAGAAATCCCTGAAGAATTAAAGCGTCCACCAAAAGTtaatttgaatcaaagtGATTCCGGCATATCTATTATTCTTGACTGTTCCTTCGATGATTTAATGAACGATCGCGAAATTGTAAGTTTATCTACACAAGTCACTAGAGCTTATTCTAGCAACAAAAGAGAGAATAATTACGCCAAGATTAAAGTGACATCTTTCGATAAGAGATTAAAACAACGATTCGATAACGATTTGAGCAACTCTAACTACACCAAGTGGAAAAATTTCGAATTTACTGCAGATCCAACCTTGCCCACTGAGAATGCCGTCTATCTGACTGCTGatacagaagaaaaactgGATACTTTAGAACCAGGGACCACTTATATCGTAGGTGGTATAGTAGATAAAAACAGACATAAGAACCTATGCTACAACAAGGCAAAGGAACTTAACATCCCAACCAAGAGGCTTCCTATCGGAGAATTTATCAATCTTGCTGGAAGGAAAGTGTTGACTACCAGCCATATGGTCCAACTAATGTTGAGATACTTCGACAACAAGGACTGGAAGGAAGCATTCGAAAGCGTGCTTCCACCTAGGAAACTCGAAGTCGACTCTACAAAAGAAGACTCTGAAACTGCTTCTGCTGAATAG
- the YPQ1 gene encoding cationic amino acid transporter (similar to uniprot|Q12010 YOL092W Saccharomyces cerevisiae Hypothetical ORF) gives MQLVPIVLNSQTVSGITGSISIACWIIVFVPQIYENFYRKSAEGLSLMFVVLWLAGDIFNLLGAMLQHLLPTMIILAAYYTAADIILLIQCLFYGQDGPVDPVHLSPANPINENVLQDVFHERQPLLTGHQHNERRVYVETSSTTSEATAPNADKPEDGKLREQLLNIIIVSSVILAGFFSWYISYIKNPHQSNPELDLHMNWLAQSFGYLSAVLYLGSRIPQILLNYQRKSCEGVSFLFFLFACLGNTTFIISVLSISFAPRYLLVNASWLIGSSGTLIMDFIIFAQFFVYNKDTQPSADDLLTV, from the coding sequence ATGCAACTAGTTCCCATAGTATTGAACTCCCAGACTGTTTCTGGGATTACAGGTTCCATTTCTATTGCATGTTGGATCATCGTTTTCGTTCCACAGATTTATGAAAACTTCTATAGGAAGTCGGCAGAAGGTCTTTCGCTTATGTTTGTGGTGCTATGGCTTGCtggtgatattttcaacttACTTGGCGCTATGCTTCAGCATTTACTACCCACTATGATCATTTTGGCAGCATATTATACTGCTGCTGatataattcttttgattcagTGCTTGTTTTACGGTCAAGATGGACCTGTTGACCCTGTACATCTATCACCAGCTAATCCAATCAACGAAAACGTCTTACAAGATGTTTTTCATGAACGTCAGCCTTTGCTTACCGGACACCAACACAACGAACGTCGTGTTTATGTGGAGACTTCATCGACAACATCTGAAGCCACTGCTCCAAATGCAGATAAACCTGAAGACGGGAAATTGAGGGAGCAATTGCtcaatatcattattgTTTCATCCGTTATCTTGGCTGGCTTCTTTTCATGGTACATTTCCTATATCAAGAATCCTCATCAAAGCAACCCTGAATTGGACCTTCACATGAATTGGCTGGCTCAATCATTCGGATATCTTTCTGCCGTGCTATACCTAGGTTCAAGAATCCCTCAAATTCTGCTCAACTATCAGAGAAAATCATGTGAAGGGGTGtctttcttattcttcCTTTTTGCATGCTTGGGTAACACTACTTTTATCATTTCTGTTTTGAGTATATCATTCGCCCCACGTTATTTATTAGTCAACGCTTCTTGGTTAATTGGAAGTTCGGGTACTTTAATCATGgatttcattattttcgCGCAATTCTTCGTCTACAATAAGGATACTCAACCATCAGCAGATGATCTATTGACAGtatga
- the SPO21 gene encoding Spo21p (weakly similar to uniprot|Q06704 Saccharomyces cerevisiae YLR309C IMH1 Protein involved in vesicular transport, mediates transport between an endosomal compartment and the Golgi, contains a Golgi-localization (GRIP) domain that interacts with activated Arl1p-GTP to localize Imh1p to the Golgi), with product MMEGSHTVRMNRPPELSEYSIKEDNSTSSSDNDYENQTADKPVSHGIHGFSNILGFSRSKSSSSMNEHRGWNIFRRERTPTPANKLALDDKEDRAYDPKEVSWWSKSIHRSRPNTEPTNNVNLFDEAISPEEKLLLSANDRLEAMLQDSFENVVDNSASPTKKDDPIETSDSDTTDMDSLREASRIIKSKVQTIDNDSPETPPNEPAMKVHFKPSNHEISIYDYVYESPNAKNSKNIDLMMVDTNSVTFGKFQRIASCLKTGCDPLRSDQSIVALCDYILTLSKECNAKLCTLESTKEQEDEDIKFKLAQTEDLKARLEDITNKYVKNTKEIDNVKAENNNLKLKLKEVIEFNNICKQFFVEYKGQIALLSEQINNEVTKNETLKEKQERISKNYESEKSRNMELSESLAVSQGVLQDMEKKYLENINKTTGPEIVQDLSCSHAENLDLKTKIEKITKGNSRLVKDCQRERKKVLDLRKQKGLTSKYVDGILAFQNYCIQFLTQYIMSFKSAIDLADLLHVEQQLFQVSSFNPLSYRNLEYHSERDLLAHLQSFESDSNELFQNLSNNILVQTFKKYTIEQNANKFLTSQLQVLRKESADKDRYIEAILQETNSLKLKLREK from the coding sequence ATGATGGAAGGTTCACACACTGTCCGTATGAATAGACCACCTGAACTATCTGAATACTCCATAAAGGAAGATAATTCTACTTCGTCTTCCGATAATGATTATGAGAACCAGACAGCTGATAAGCCCGTTTCTCATGGTATTCACGGGTTCAGCAACATTTTGGGGTTTAGCAGATCTAAAAGTTCGTCTTCAATGAATGAACATAGAGGTTGGAATATATTTCGAAGAGAACGAACTCCAACTCCTGCAAATAAACTGGCTTTAgatgataaagaagatcGAGCTTATGATCCAAAGGAAGTGAGCTGGTGGAGCAAATCCATCCATAGATCTAGACCAAACACTGAACCTACCAATAATGTCAATCTTTTTGACGAAGCTATTTCGCCGGAGGaaaaacttcttctttcagCTAATGATAGGTTAGAAGCGATGTTACAAGATTcctttgaaaatgttgttgataatAGTGCCAGCCCCACCAAAAAAGATGATCCTATTGAAACGAGTGACTCGGATACTACTGACATGGATTCTTTGCGTGAAGCTTCAAGAATCataaaatcaaaagttcaaaCGATTGACAATGATAGCCCAGAAACGCCTCCAAATGAACCAGCCATGAAAGTACATTTCAAACCTTCAAATCATGAAATTTCTATTTATGATTATGTGTATGAATCTCCAAATGCAAAAAACTCCAAGAACATAGATTTAATGATGGTGGATACAAATTCTGTGACGTTTGGTAAGTTTCAACGAATTGCTTCATGTTTGAAAACGGGCTGTGATCCTTTGAGATCAGATCAATCAATTGTAGCTCTATGCGATTATATTTTAACcctttcaaaagaatgcAATGCAAAGCTTTGTACTCTCGAAAGCACTAAGGAAcaggaagatgaagatataaAGTTCAAACTTGCGCAAACCGAAGATCTAAAAGCTCGATTAGAAGATATCACAAATAAATACGTTAAAAATACTAAAGAAATCGATAATGTGAAGGCAGAGAATAACAATCTTaaactgaaattgaaggaagtTATCGAATTCAACAATATTTGCAAACAgttctttgttgaatataAGGGCCAAATTGCGTTGTTGAGTGAACAAATCAATAACGAGGTTACTAAAAACGAAACTTTAAAAGAGAAACAGGAAAGAATTTCCAAGAACTATGAATCTGAAAAATCACGGAATATGGAACTTTCAGAAAGTTTGGCTGTCTCTCAAGGTGTTTTACAGGATATGGAGAAAAAATATTTAGAAAACATCAATAAGACGACTGGTCCCGAGATTGTACAGGACTTATCATGCTCACATGCTGAGAATTTGGACCTCAAAActaaaattgaaaaaattaccAAAGGAAATAGCAGGTTAGTGAAAGATTGCCAAAGGGAGCGTAAGAAGGTATTGGATTTGCGTAAGCAGAAGGGACTAACAAGTAAATACGTTGATGGGATTCTAGCTTTTCAAAATTACTGCATTCAGTTTTTAACTCAATACATCATGTCTTTCAAATCCGCTATTGATTTAGCTGATCTCCTGCATGTCGAACAGCAATTATTCCAAGTTTCAAGTTTTAACCCTCTCTCTTACAGAAACCTTGAATATCATTCCGAAAGGGACCTTTTGGCGCATTTGCAATCTTTCGAATCGGATTCGAACGAGTTGTTCCAAAATCTCAGCAATAACATCCTTGTACAAACATTCAAGAAGTATACGATAGAACAAAACGCCAACAAATTCCTCACTTCTCAGCTTCAAGTATTGCGAAAAGAATCTGCAGATAAAGATCGGTATATCGAAGCAATCTtacaagaaacaaatagtttgaaactgaaattAAGGGAAAAATGA